A part of Numenius arquata chromosome 2, bNumArq3.hap1.1, whole genome shotgun sequence genomic DNA contains:
- the GOLGB1 gene encoding golgin subfamily B member 1 isoform X1, protein MLSRLSGLASTVLQELSGDDGDAVTESSVAVQALEPEAESMEEAPEDLLERLAHTEKLVVQLKDLIREKDALLQQKETVLKEEREAADAKLMKLKLQAKAKLATLNKRIEELTEKGSLLSAQTLSEEQVYPKNNQNISEGHREEAEALREQLREREETVQDLKEQLALAEVYRKDAEIKYATQLSCLQEVIREKEALLEEQVHQHQAELLTIATQSDLEAEMQQNLRTLQRKLEEQEAALLGRTQVVELLQHELHAAEEQNQTLLDQCQKMEADLSSLRDVLDAERRESRDLREKMELELAERKLSSHCVQEEVQRLSEQLKETRRAHTELEVKYKELEQDQRLEMEEKNLQMSCLKASEQELRSSHAALVAENDQLKRDIDRLLVVSAENSAVVQKLQDELVQKSEEFLCCQNELLKKQDETIPQEKIINQEDQSGASLLPTENLERQKIEGEMPHLQLVLQEPQQETVMVAEDVKQNKNVGPEVKLQDLQTLEAPASYIDCSSTPTGVSGEMVNFEVQKPFDDTLVLPEARTDGCPNGSKRFTEESCSPGILEYLAAEKQKELSVLLLELKEAQEEITFLKRQLKGPSDQSSASNQTGEAAAKQLEDNSQVQFIKREEQKASDAQNELGSSSFLRETEMQQSDVLQENRIGLQEAPQGSTMPCRAEVEAAQEVSAAGPGPGTSPSQELIKLQSRITELQVTLQKSEESYKKDLGEKGAEINRLNRLAEEYRKKIEDSDNAFSVLSEERDRLLCQLKELSTITELKEQVKQLEENLALSEKQRLSDSQNILLREQIQSLKNEFKSKEIKIEALQKDLDEAQLQLSDQDVQLKDLRSQIKKKECEVLDLEQLLRKNAAEIEELSQHLASKGHEAASLEQCVAEHTRSIDSLQQTLREKDQQMTEISVSMSEKIVLLNEEKFSLENELKSLKEQTSLLLKAQEEKDQNIEAKDMYLKCGAPEQQCETEAACKDEVLGNKLELLKKENEQVKRKLQAALVNRKELLKKISKLENELVQLRKEHESETSVAQEENMMSVISRDVDLESQPREEYLIQLLSEKESELQSIRKDLLDKETTEARLQAVIEEMRRSLQGTTNIISVKNEVLESQTIADKVTETNKNRENYEENEKNGSAATNLEENQKSALKERISILEQEKEQLQKKLQEALVSRKDTIKKAQEKDRHHREQLKQQKDEYNILQEQFDKQSKEKESIQAQLRQLQEQKESTESALHNQDGLDSSCMEAENATNNKLVQVADVSGEEFNEKLEKLQMEKEELEYNVSHMQSEVACKSELVFNLQEHVAQLSLEIEALKRTSDQAEAKAASLQAELEENQAKISREDSLEDLKTLMHQKDEEMEFLNLQLREKSEALDNMQAQLLEKEDSVRRLRSQLETQAQVHEEQSKQLQMELLEIQEKRDDGTEAAKQKNQMQRKLQAALISRKEALKESKSLKEELANAKSTVENLRVKLTNMESQICGHAKETDTLTEKLAGLTEEREKLIAEVDKALTENQNLDGCCKNLTSTLDRVILEKEKLEKAMESLKCLQAAESSEWHEKYRELQKEYETLLQSYENVSNEVERIQRVLETVRQEKQEIFIKLKSVEAKKEETDKQLQEAGQEIDGMKEKMRKFAKSKQQKILELEEENEKLRAEMHFTDGELHSTGGVFTNTSLKEDLESSRRDYQSLSAQLNTVMAEKESLSQEITDLKCHLQLTESKLKESRELVDKYVAQKTTGEETNQAVATPQPMEKTENQVDISSELESPSAELEQKAFEGGSPCENLGTYIQQIAKLTERITELEDNRRASEQELGDIRTCVETLAGEKRALEAQMEEKVQELNSLQDTVAKMEQTVQKTKDDLVRMTELKDALEAEKDDLEERLMNQLAELNGSIGNYQQDATDFQIKNEQLKHELQSLQRMMHELEEEKCQMAKEKSKASSEKQKEFVEKLKCSWRGDSSSHVKELQELLKQKQQEIKQLQKDCIKNQEKNSSLERTVKALEFVQSESQKEVEAAKETLAKAVEDTKKAQTELALCRVVLDDTQSEAARVLAESVKVKEELQANKENVKIQMKKKDEDFERRLEQEKDKHSKEIRNMEEKLAALQREKDYMETTVGDLQDSLKTKDEETKQLEGSLNKTLAQLAAFTRSMSSLQDDRDRVIDESKTWEKKFTETIQKKEEEIRSKEETCLALKDQMKQMTIHVEELQDRISRLECNKKDWEFESRKEIEHHQRTCEMLQEEKKELLTQLEGSQKLYSQSQNEQQKLELEISSLRDQLTDLQNSFTKCELDREELRSLVKQQETSIQNFKFSCEQLEADLKASRDLTNKLHEETSAKDQKIISLLSAKEEAVMAALSELQQQHAEEMKEQEHRLRKEEEDKKALENEKNTFRDKLDHLTEKMKISREESKQQKAQLDSFTKSMSSLQDDRDRILRDYKQLEERHLVVILEKDQLIQEAAAENNKLKEEIRSFHSQMDDLNSENAKLNAELVRYREDLNQVISIKDSQQKQLLKTQLQRIETLEKEKAVMEAQLKESKHAQDDLGKCMEALRKDKVTMSQEIETLTSSLSRVQSEMTALLEGGPVVECQAQLKAREEEAQELSHKLSLSQKRITELEGELVCVQRDAAKRVGEAEDRLRKELKHLHHDAGIMRNETETAEERVAELARDLMEMEQKLLAVTDENKDLKAQIQSFGKSMSSLQDSWDQANEELHVLKQKYSADLGEQKSLVQNLQKQMAQLQEEQHSTARDRDTVRSELTELQKVTDERGLLAQIETLNQKLRAKDDELLHLSSELEGSSNQVKSFSKAMASLQNERDRLLNELGKAHKTEELKQQAEGSTSTSSEEVQSLKKALSSLQNDRDRVVRELKNLQQQYILVGVESAENSRLKAQLQEYQQDADKQRRLQEHLKQESILYQQELQQLRQEKTTWEKQNSSIKEQYLMVIAEKDKQLSHLQRIAEETRPPLSKPQIVEERYQRKVSSEVLRGDFSNLETETKHLQAQLSDSLKELHQKELRIQQLNSKLSQVFEEKNALSLQLRGSSRNICESHQHYNEVLNRCLVLERQLQELQSADKGMELFATDAAPGAPQEKNEPQRGSYTPELQELQLRLSETEHLHSSTKQDLRYLEEQLEEERDRRLAVEEALSAAQDQIRRLQSSEWTSSLNASIDMTPGPEHSLLIDTTDNSFSKTRNILGLRRLLRSLFRSRTHLPLLVAMYLLALHVLLFLCFTGHL, encoded by the exons ATGCTGAGCCGTTTGTCAGGTTTAGCGAGTACTGTTTTGCAAGAGCTGTCAGGTGATGATGGAGATGCAGTTACTGAATCCTCTGTTGCT GTACAAGCTCTAGAGCCAGAAGCAGAAAGCATGGAGGAGGCACCTGAGGACCTGTTGGAGCGCCTAGCCCACACAGAAAAACTTGTTGTTCAGCTGAAGGATTTGATCCGAGAGAAGGATGCCCTGCTCCAGCAAAAAGAAACTGTACTCAAG GAAGAGCGAGAGGCTGCAGACGCTAAACTGATGAAGCTTAAACTTCAGGCCAAAGCCAAGCTGGCCACTCTGAACAAACGCATTGAGGAGCTGACAGAGAAAGGATCACTGTTGTCTGCGCAGACCTTGTCAGAAGAGCAAGTCTATCCCAAG AATAACCAAAATATAAGTGAAGGACACAGAGAGGAAGCCGAAGCACTAAGAGAGCAGCTCAGGGAGCGAGAGGAGACTGTTCAAGATCTGAAGGAACAGCTGGCTCTGGCAGAAGTGTATCGGAAAGATGCTGAAATCAAGTATGCAACACAg ctgagctGCCTGCAGGAAGTGATTCGGGAGAAGGAAGCTCTCCTAGAAGAGCAGGTTCACCAGCACCAAGCTGAATTGCTCACAATAGCAACCCAATCAGATCTGGAAGCAGAGATGCAGCAG AACCTGCGTACGCTTCAGAgaaagctggaggagcaggaggcagctctgctgggacgAACTCAGGTGGTAGAACTGCTGCAGCATGAATTACATGCCGCTGAAGAACAAAACCAG ACACTCCTAGATCAGTGCCAGAAGATGGAAGCAGATCTAAGCTCTCTGAGAGATGTTCTAGATGCAGAGAGACGAGAGTCTCGAGATCTCAGAGAAAAGATGGAGCTGGAACTGGCCGAGAGGAAGCTCTCCTCCCATTGCGTGCAGGAGGAGGTGCAGCGTCTCTCAGAACAGCTGAAAGAGACAAGAAGAGCACATACTGAATTAGAGGTGAAGTATAAAGAACTGGAGCAGGACCAAAGGCTggagatggaagagaaaaatctgcagATGAGTTGTCTCAAGGCATCTGAGCAAGAGCTGCGCTCCAGTCATGCTGCCCTTGTAGCCGAAAATGATCAGCTGAAACGGGACATTGACAGGCTGTTGGTGGTGTCTGCTGAAAACAGCGCTGTGGTACAGAAGCTGCAGG ATGAACTTGTACAGAAATCTGAAGAATTTCTCTGCTGTCAGAATGAGCTGTTGAAGAAACAG GATGAAACaattccacaggaaaaaataataaatcaggaaGATCAGAGCGGGGCTTCACTCCTGCCTACAGAAAACTTGGAAAGACAGAAGATTGAAGGTG AAATGCCACACTTGCAACTTGTTCTCCAGGAGCCGCAGCAGGAAACTGTGATGGTCGCAGAAGATGTGAAGCAG AATAAGAATGTTGGACCTGAGGTGAAATTGCAAGACTTGCAGACTCTGGAAGCTCCAGCCTCTTATATAGACTGCTCTTCTACTCCTACAG GTGTGTCAGGAGAGATGGTGAATTTTGAAGTGCAAAAGCCTTTTGATGACACTTTGGTGCTCCCTGAG gcaAGAACAGATGGCTGTCCCAATGGAAGCAAGCGGTTTACTGAGGAAAGCTGTTCGCCTGGAATTCTGGAGTATCTCgctgcagagaaacagaaagagctgTCCGTTTTGCTGCTGGAACTGAAAGAAGCCCAAGAAGAAATAACTTTTCTGAAAAGGCAGCTCAAGGGCCCAAGTGACCAAAGTTCTGCAAGTAACcaaacaggagaagcagcagctaagCAGCTGGAAGATAATTCCCAGGTACAGTTTATTAAGAGAGAAGAGCAAAAGGCTTCAGATGCACAAAATGAGTTGGGCAGTAGCTCATTcctgagagaaacagaaatgcagcaaAGTGATGTGCTTCAGGAAAACAGAATCGGTCTTCAAGAAGCGCCACAGGGGAGCACCATGCCCTGCAGAGCGGAGGTGGAGGCAGCGCAAGAAGTCTCTGCAGCAGGTCCGGGGCCTGGCACCTCTCCATCTCAGGAACTGATAAAGTTACAAAGCCGAATTACAGAACTGCAGGTAACTCTTCAGAAATCAGAAGAATCCTATAAGAAAGATCTAGGAGAAAAAGGTGCAGAGATAAATAGGCTAAACCGGTTGGCTgaagaatacaggaaaaaaattgaagattCTGACAATGCGTTTTCTGTTTTGTCTGAAGAACGAGATCGGCTCCTGTGTCAGTTGAAGGAACTTTCTACCATAACAGAACTGAAAGAGCAAGTGAAGCAACTTGAGGAAAATCTAGctctttcagaaaagcagagacTGTCAGACAGTCAAAATATTCTTCTGAGAGAACAAATCCAGAGccttaaaaatgaatttaaatccaAGGAGATAAAAATTGAAGCTTTGCAAAAAGACTTGGATGAAGCACAGCTTCAGCTTTCTGACCAGGACGTGCAACTAAAAGACCTGAGAAGCCAGATCAAGAAGAAGGAATGCGAAGTACTTGATCTAGAACAACTTTTGAGGAAGAACGCAGCCGAGATAGAAGAGCTTTCCCAACACTTAGCCTCAAAGGGGCACGAAGCAGCCAGCCTAGAACAGTGTGTTGCTGAGCACACCAGATCTATAGACAGCCTGCAACAAACCTTGCGGGAGAAAGACCAGCAGATGACAGAGATCAGTGTCAGCATGTCTGAGAAAATAGTGCTGCTGAATGAAGAGAAATTTTCTCTAGAAAATGAGCTGAAGAGTCTTAAGGAGCAAACAAGTCTATTattaaaagcccaggaagaaaaagaccaaaacatAGAAGCAAAAGATATGTATCTGAAGTGTGGGGCACCTGAGCAGCAGTGTGAGACAGAGGCAGCGTGTAAAGATGAGGTATTAGGAAATAAACTTGaacttctgaaaaaagaaaatgagcaagtAAAGCGGAAGCTGCAAGCAGCACTTGTTAACAGGAAGGAGCTTCTGAAGAAGATTAGCAAATTGGAGAATGAATTAGTACAACTGAGAAAAGAACATGAATCAGAAACCTCAGTGGCTCAAGAAGAAAATATGATGAGTGTGATAAGCAGAGATGTGGATCTGGAAAGCCAGCCCAGGGAGGAGTATCTGATTCAGCTGCTTTCCGAAAAGGAATCAGAGTTGCAGAGCATCCGGAAGGACCTGCTGGATAAAGAAACTACTGAAGCACGATTGCAGGCAGTGATTGAGGAGATGAGGAGAAGCTTGCAGGGTACAACAAACatcatttcagttaaaaatgaAGTCTTGGAGAGTCAGACAATTGCTGACAAAGTAACTGAAACCAATAAAAACCgagaaaattatgaagaaaatgaaaaaaatggttcGGCAGCTACAAATCTTGAAGAAAACCAAAAGTCTGCTCTGAAAGAGAGGATTTCAATTCTtgaacaagaaaaagaacaacttCAAAAAAAACTTCAGGAAGCCCTGGTATCTCGCAAAGACACCATAAAAAAGGCTCAAGAAAAAGACAGGCATCACAGAGAACAGCTGAAACAGCAGAAAGATGAATACAACATCCTACAAGAACAGTTTGATAagcaaagcaaagagaaggaGAGCATCCAAGCTCAGCTCAGACAACTCCAAGAACAGAAAGAATCAACAGAGAGTGCTCTTCACAATCAAGATGGGTTGGATTCTTCATGCATGGAAGCAGAAAATGCAACAAATAACAAGCTTGTACAAGTTGCAGATGTTTCTGGGGaagaatttaatgaaaaacttgaaaaattgcAGATGGAGAAAGAGGAATTGGAATATAATGTTAGCCATATGCAAAGTGAAGTCGCTTGCAAATCAGAATTAGTCTTTAATTTGCAAGAGCACGTAGCACAGTTGTCTCTGGAGATAGAAGCGCTGAAGAGAACCTCTGACCAAGCTGAAGCAAAGGCAGCAAGTCTTCAGGCAGAATTGGAGGAGAATCAAGCAAAAATTTCTAGAGAGGACAGTCTGGAAGACCTGAAAACACTTATGCACCAAAAGGATGAAGAAATGGAATTCCTGAACTTGCAGTTAAGGGAGAAAAGTGAAGCTCTTGATAACATGCAGGCACAGTTGCTGGAAAAAGAGGATTCAGTCAGGAGACTACGTAGTCAGCTGGAAACTCAAGCTCAGGTACATGAGGAACAAAGCAAGCAACTGCAAATGGAGTTGCTTGAAATTCAGGAGAAGCGAGATGACGGCACAGAAGCAGCTAAACAGAAGAATCAAATGCAGAGAAAGTTGCAAGCTGCACTTATCTCTAGAAAAGAGGCGCTAAAGGAGAGCAAATCTCTAAAAGAGGAGCTGGCTAACGCTAAAAGTACTGTTGAAAATCTTCGTGTCAAGTTGACAAATATGGAAAGCCAAATATGTGGCCATGCTAAAGAAACAGATACTTTAACAGAAAAGTTAGCAGGCCTCACTGAAGAGCGAGAAAAACTTATTGCAGAAGTTGATAAAGCACTTACAGAAAATCAGAATCTTGATGGATGCTGTAAAAACCTGACATCCACTCTAGATAGAGTCATTCTAgagaaggagaagctggagaaggcgATGGAATCCTTGAAATGCCTTCAAGCCGCTGAGAGTTCTGAGTGGCACGAGAAATACAGGGAGCTTCAGAAAGAATATGAAACTCTCCTGCAGTCCTATGAGAATGTGAGTAACGAGGTTGAGCGGATCCAGCGTGTTTTGGAAACTGTTAGGCAGGAAAAGCAGGAGATTTTCATTAAGCTGAAAAGTGTTGaagcaaaaaaagaggaaacagataAGCAGCTACAGGAGGCTGGACAGGAAATTGATGGAATGaaggagaaaatgaggaaatTTGCAAAATCAAAGCAACAAAAGATCCTGGAACTAGAAGAGGAGAATGAGAAGCTTAGAGCAGAGatgcattttacagatggagagcTGCACAGTACTGGAGGTGTCTTTACAAATACTAGTCTAAAAGAAGATCTGGAGAGCTCTAGGAGGGATTACCAGTCCCTTTCCGCTCAACTTAATACAGTAATGGCTGAAAAGGAGTCTCTCAGTCAAGAGATCACAGACTTAAAGTGTCATTTGCAGTTAACAGAATCTAAGCTGAAGGAAAGCAGAGAACTGGTAGACAAGTATGTTGCTCAGAAAACAACAGGCGAAGAAACAAATCAGGCAGTTGCTACACCACAACCAATGGAGAAGACTGAAAATCAAGTGGACATAAGTTCTGAATTAGAGtctccttctgcagagctggaacAAAAAGCATTTGAAGGTGGTAGCCCTTGTGAAAATCTCGGTACCTACATACAGCAGATAGCCAAGCTCACAGAGCGAATCACGGAACTGGAAGATAACAGGAGGGCTTCAGAGCAAGAGCTGGGTGACATCCGCACATGTGTTGAGACTTTAGCAGGTGAGAAAAGGGCTTTAGAGGCCCAAATGGAAGAGAAAGTCCAAGAATTGAATTCTCTTCAGGACACAGTAGCAAAGATGGAACAAACGGTCCAAAAAACCAAAGATGACCTTGTCAGGATGACAGAATTGAAGGATGCGCTGGAGGCTGAGAAGGATGATTTGGAAGAAAGGCTCATGAATCAGCTGGCAGAACTTAATGGGAGTATTGGAAACTATCAGCAAGATGCAACAGACTTCCAGATCAAAAATGAGCAACTGAAACACGAGCTTCAGAGTTTGCAGAGAATGATGCATGAACTAGAGGAAGAGAAATGTCAGATGGCAAAGGAGAAAAGTAAAGCaagttcagaaaagcaaaaggaatttgTAGAAAAGCTAAAATGCAGTTGGAGGGGAGACAGCAGCTCACACGTAAAGGAACTTCAAGAACTgctgaaacagaaacagcaggAGATTAAGCAGCTGCAGAAGGACTGTATTAAAAACCAGGAAAAGAACAGTAGTTTAGAAAGAACTGTTAAAGCTCTGGAATTTGTGCAGAGTGAGTCTCAGAAAGAGGTAGAAGCAGCCAAAGAGACTTTAGCTAAAGCAGTTGAAGACACCAAGAAAGCCCAAACAGAGCTTGCTCTCTGCAGAGTAGTCTTGGATGACACCCAGAGTGAGGCAGCGAGGGTTCTAGCAGAGAGTGTcaaagtgaaggaagagttgCAGGCAAACAAAGAGAATGTTAAaattcaaatgaagaaaaaagatgagGACTTTGAGAGAAGgctggaacaggaaaaagacaaGCACTCAAAGGAAATTAGAAACATGGAAGAAAagctggcagctctgcagagggagaaaGACTATATGGAAACAACTGTTGGTGATCTTCAAGACTCCTTGAAGACAAAGGATGAAGAAACCAAGCAATTGGAAGGCAGCCTAAACAAAACGCTGGCCCAGCTTGCAGCCTTCACCAGGAGCATGTCTTCCCTTCAGGATGACAGGGATAGAGTGATAGATGAATCAAAAACATGGGAGAAGAAATTCACTGAAACTAttcaaaagaaagaggaagaaatacgTTCAAAAGAGGAAACTTGTCTTGCGCTAAAGGACCAGATGAAGCAGATGACCATACATGTGGAAGAACTTCAGGATCGTATATCCAG gCTGGAATGCAACAAGAAAGACTGGGAGTTTGAATCCAGGAAGGAGATTGAGCATCATCAAAGGACATGTGAAAtgttgcaggaggaaaaaaaagagcttttgacTCAGCTTGAAGGGTCTCAGAAACTGTACAGCCAGTCTCAGAATGAGCAGCAGAAACTGGAGTTGGAAATCAGCAGCCTGAGAGACCAGCTTACTGACCTACAGAATTCCTTCACCAAATGTGAGTTGGACAGGGAAGAGCTGAGGAGTTTGGTCAAGCAACAAGAGACCAGTATCCAGAATTTCAAATTTAGCTGTGAACAGCTTGAGGCCGATCTGAAAGCTTCCAGGGACCTAACAAATAAGCTGCATGAAGAAACTAGCGCCAAGGATCAAAAGATCATTAGTTTGCTGTCTGCCAAGGAAGAAGCAGTTATGGCTGCTCTGTCTGAATTACAGCAGCAACATGCAGAAGAGATGAAGGAGCAGGAGCATAGGctaaggaaggaggaagaagataaaaaagcCTTGGAAAATGAGAAGAACACATTTCGTGACAAACTTGATCATCTCACTGAAAAGATGAAGATAAGCAGAGAAGAAAGTAAGCAGCAGAAGGCACAACTGGACTCCTTCACCAAGTCCATGTCATCTTTGCAAGATGACAGAGACCGGATACTGAGAGACTACAAGCAACTTGAGGAACGTCATCTTGTTGTTATCTTGGAAAAAGACCAGCTAATTCAAGaggctgctgctgaaaacaaTAAGCTCAAGGAAGAAATTAGAAGTTTTCACAGCCAGATGGATGACCTCAACTCCGAGAATGCCAAGCTGAATGCAGAGTTGGTGCGCTATAGAGAAGACCTGAACCAAGTGATTTCAATAAAGGACTCCCAACAGAAACAACTTCTCAAAACACAACTTCAGCGGATCGAGACTCTGGAAAAGGAGAAGGCAGTCATGGAAGCACAGCTGAAAGAGTCCAAGCATGCTCAGGATGATCTCGGGAAGTGCATGGAAGCCTTGAGAAAGGACAAAGTCACTATGTCTCAAGAGATCGAAACCCTCACATCCTCCCTGTCGCGGGTGCAGAGTGAGATGACAGCATTACTTGAGGGGGGTCCTGTCGTGGAGTGTCAAGCACAACTGAAAGCCCGAGAGGAAGAGGCACAAGAATTGAGTCATAAGCTTTCCCTCTCGCAGAAAAGGATAACAGAGCTTGAGGGGGAGCTGGTATGTGTCCAAAGGGATGCAGCCAAGAGAGTGGGAGAGGCTGAGGACAGGCTTCGAAAGGAACTGAAGCATCTACACCATGATGCAGGGATAATGAGGaatgaaacagaaacagcagaagagagagTAGCAGAGTTGGCACGGGACTTGATGGAAATGGAACAGAAACTTCTTGCAGTCACAGATGAAAACAAAGATCTCAAAGCTCAAATTCAGTCTTTTGGGAAGTCCATGAGCTCTCTTCAGGACAGCTGGGACCAGGCCAATGAAGAGCTTCatgttctgaaacagaaatactcTGCAGACTTAGGGGAACAAAAGAGTCTAGTGCAGAATCTTCAGAAACAGATGGCTCAGCTACAAGAGGAGCAACATTCCACTGCCAGGGACCGAGATACAGTGAGATCTGAGCTGACAGAACTGCAGAAAGTCACTGATGAAAGAGGTCTCTTGGCCCAGATTGAGACACTTAATCAGAAGCTCAGAGCTAAAGATGATGAGCTTCTCCATTTGTCTTCGGAACTGGAAGGCTCTTCCAACCAAGTCAAATCTTTCTCCAAGGCCATGGCAAGCCTGCAGAATGAGAGAGATCGATTGCTGAATGAATTGGGCAAAGCACATAAGACTGAAGAACTGAAGCAACAAGCAGAAgggagcacttccaccagctctgaAGAGGTGCAGAGTCTTAAGAAGGCACTGTCCTCCTTGCAGAATGACAGAGACAGAGTA GTAAGAGAGCTGAAGAATCTGCAGCAGCAGTACATACTGGTGGGGGTAGAATCAGCTGAAAATTCTCGCTTAAAAGCTCAACTGCAGGAATACCAGCAGGACGCAGATAAGCAGCGCCGTCTCCAAGAACACCTGAAGCAAGAAAGTATTTTGTACCAGCAGGAACTCCAGCAGCTCAG